Proteins encoded together in one Acidobacteriota bacterium window:
- a CDS encoding spore maturation protein → MNAVFLFLVAGAVLVGLATGRWDALTSAMLDAARSAVDVALGLVGAMALFLGVVEVVRRAGLMDALARAVRPVFRLLFPDVPAGHPALGMMTLNIAANMLGLGNAATPFGVEAMRQLDRLNGDKGTATDAMCLFLAINTSGVSLLATGVVALRHSLGSRDPAGILVTSFLATSLSTAAAIAAALALARLPPFRRSRPRPAADPSPAPPEPPPEAAGRKRFRPARAAAALLFALALAAAAVRGGLLAANEQGTGPALRGLLSQALLPLLVTAGLLYGWSRGVDVYAALTEGAKEGFRIAVMIIPYLVAILVAVGMFRASGALDAIVAWLAPLTRPLGFPAEALPMALVRPLSGSGALGVMTEIMKTHGPDSFIGYLVSTINGSTETTFYVLAVYGGAVGLKRARHALPACLVGDLFGVIGATAACHLFFG, encoded by the coding sequence ATGAACGCCGTGTTCCTGTTCCTCGTCGCCGGTGCCGTTCTGGTGGGGCTCGCCACCGGGCGGTGGGACGCCCTCACGTCGGCGATGCTCGACGCGGCCCGCAGCGCGGTCGACGTTGCGCTCGGACTGGTCGGGGCGATGGCCCTGTTCCTGGGGGTCGTGGAGGTGGTCCGCCGGGCCGGCTTGATGGACGCCCTCGCCCGGGCGGTGCGTCCCGTGTTCCGCCTCCTCTTCCCGGACGTGCCGGCGGGCCATCCGGCGCTCGGCATGATGACGCTGAACATCGCCGCCAACATGCTCGGGCTGGGAAACGCGGCGACGCCGTTCGGAGTGGAGGCGATGCGCCAGCTCGACCGGCTCAACGGAGACAAGGGGACGGCGACCGACGCGATGTGTCTGTTTCTGGCGATCAACACCTCCGGCGTCTCCTTGCTCGCGACCGGCGTCGTCGCCCTGCGCCACTCGCTGGGGTCCCGGGATCCGGCGGGAATCCTGGTGACGTCGTTCCTGGCAACGTCGCTCTCGACGGCGGCCGCCATCGCGGCCGCGCTGGCGCTGGCGAGGCTCCCGCCGTTCCGGCGGAGCCGGCCGCGCCCCGCCGCCGACCCGTCCCCTGCGCCTCCGGAGCCGCCGCCGGAGGCCGCCGGAAGAAAGCGGTTCCGGCCCGCACGCGCGGCGGCGGCGCTCCTGTTCGCCCTGGCGCTCGCGGCGGCCGCGGTCCGCGGGGGGCTCCTCGCGGCGAACGAGCAGGGAACCGGTCCCGCACTCCGGGGTCTGCTGTCCCAGGCGCTCTTGCCGCTCCTGGTCACGGCGGGGCTGCTGTACGGGTGGAGCCGGGGCGTGGACGTCTACGCCGCGCTGACCGAGGGGGCGAAGGAGGGATTCCGGATCGCCGTCATGATCATTCCCTACCTGGTGGCCATCCTGGTCGCCGTCGGGATGTTCCGCGCTTCCGGCGCGCTCGACGCCATCGTCGCGTGGCTCGCGCCGCTGACCCGGCCGCTGGGCTTTCCGGCCGAGGCGCTGCCCATGGCACTGGTGCGCCCCCTTTCCGGCTCGGGTGCGCTCGGCGTGATGACGGAGATCATGAAGACCCACGGCCCGGATTCGTTCATCGGCTACCTGGTGTCGACGATCAACGGGAGCACGGAAACGACCTTCTACGTGCTGGCGGTCTACGGGGGAGCGGTGGGACTCAAACGTGCCCGGCACGCGCTCCCGGCGTGCCTCGTCGGCGACCTGTTCGGGGTGATCGGCGCGACGGCCGCGTGCCACCTGTTCTTCGGCTGA
- a CDS encoding PilZ domain-containing protein, with protein MAATSPGNAGRVRGPAGGGRLHARFGARRSDGAAHRSGPRVRSDGAAHRSGPASGDRGSPDRPNPSARTARRALRARSRGRGGACRGHRTVTGRQGDRGALPGGAVVDRPGRAGPDREARGSVDRGARLRGRLRAPRGPARPPPVAPRASCRGRGRVRGLCAARRRHPGRRPPDRHGGSRLAANGPQRTGDRGPEADDRGRTARIPGRLAARRGRTAGGALDAGPRARARRRRAGRRRAARGPPVSSEPSRRDPGAPAAGERRSHPRIALRCPVEISFDGTRVRGHLVNISASGMLVALPHAGALGREVRARIELPDGGPPLDLTAMGIRTEPGKPARVGFHFILPPPEAVARIQRLIYAR; from the coding sequence GTGGCGGCGACTTCTCCTGGAAACGCGGGCCGCGTTCGCGGCCCCGCCGGAGGAGGCCGCCTCCACGCCCGGTTCGGAGCCCGCCGATCCGACGGGGCCGCTCACCGGTCCGGTCCTCGCGTCCGATCCGACGGGGCCGCTCACCGGTCCGGTCCAGCCAGCGGAGACCGAGGGTCCCCCGACCGGCCGAATCCGTCGGCCCGAACCGCGCGGCGCGCTCTCCGAGCCCGCTCTCGCGGACGCGGAGGCGCCTGCCGCGGGCACCGCACCGTCACCGGCCGACAGGGCGATCGTGGAGCACTTCCGGGCGGTGCGGTCGTTGACCGCCCCGGCCGAGCCGGCCCCGACCGTGAGGCGAGGGGTTCTGTGGATCGTGGCGCTCGCCTCCGCGGCCGCCTTCGCGCTCCTCGCGGTCCGGCTCGTCCTCCCCCCGTCGCCCCCCGCGCCTCCTGCCGTGGGCGTGGACGAGTTCGCGGCCTATGCGCCGCTCGCCGGCGCCACCCCGGCCGGCGCCCTCCTGATCGCCACGGTGGATCCCGCCTGGCAGCGAATGGACCGCAGCGAACGGGAGATCGCGGCCCTGAGGCTGATGACCGCGGCCGAACGGCACGGATTCCGGGCCGGCTTGCTGCTCGCCGCGGACGGACGGCCGGTGGCGCGCTGGACGCCGGGCCGCGCGCCCGTGCTCGTCGGCGCCGAGCCGGACGCCGCCGCGCCGCCCGAGGACCGCCCGTGAGTTCCGAGCCCTCTCGCCGCGACCCCGGAGCCCCCGCCGCGGGGGAGCGGCGCAGCCATCCCCGGATCGCCCTCCGTTGTCCGGTGGAGATCTCCTTCGACGGCACACGGGTTCGGGGCCATCTCGTCAACATCTCGGCCAGCGGCATGCTCGTCGCGCTCCCGCACGCGGGAGCGCTGGGGCGCGAGGTGCGGGCGCGCATCGAGCTACCGGACGGCGGTCCACCGCTCGACCTGACGGCGATGGGCATCCGCACCGAGCCGGGCAAGCCGGCCCGCGTCGGGTTCCATTTCATCCTCCCCCCGCCGGAAGCGGTCGCGCGGATCCAGCGCCTGATCTACGCCCGCTGA
- a CDS encoding gfo/Idh/MocA family oxidoreductase produces MATSPRGIRGKSGERALRVGLAGLGRHGARYARHLLAGDVPGAALAAVHRRDREEGRRFAERYGLAFHDTLEGLVADEGVEAVVAVLPPSLHPLAVELAAGAGKPILVEKPLAPSARGARSACAAARRAGIVAMVAQTLRYDATVRAVRARLAEIGPLQSVAVGLRYSPAGRGWIHDAREGGLLANIGVHGTDLIRHLTGCEVAAVRALEAAPGVIAALRLEPGGVPAALEVLTGRRSGAIELVGRSGRILADYVARRAWLDTPAGCEPLPIGEPEPTLPAVLADFAAAARGLRPPAVPIEEGLAAVEIVERVAAAAKEPL; encoded by the coding sequence ATGGCGACCAGCCCCCGCGGCATCCGCGGGAAATCCGGCGAGAGAGCGCTCCGCGTCGGGCTCGCCGGGCTCGGCCGGCACGGTGCCCGGTACGCCCGGCACCTCCTCGCCGGGGACGTTCCCGGGGCCGCGCTCGCCGCCGTCCACCGGCGCGACCGCGAGGAGGGGCGGCGATTCGCCGAGCGGTACGGGCTCGCCTTCCACGACACCTTGGAAGGCCTGGTCGCCGACGAGGGCGTCGAGGCGGTCGTGGCGGTGCTGCCGCCCTCCCTCCATCCGCTCGCCGTCGAGCTCGCGGCGGGCGCAGGCAAGCCGATCCTGGTGGAAAAGCCGCTCGCTCCCTCGGCGCGCGGGGCCCGCTCCGCCTGCGCGGCCGCGCGGCGGGCCGGAATCGTCGCGATGGTGGCCCAAACCCTCCGCTACGACGCCACGGTGCGCGCGGTCCGCGCCCGTCTGGCGGAGATCGGCCCCCTCCAGTCGGTGGCGGTCGGTCTGCGATACTCTCCCGCCGGACGCGGCTGGATCCACGACGCGCGCGAGGGCGGACTCCTCGCGAACATCGGGGTTCACGGCACCGACCTGATCCGCCATCTCACGGGCTGCGAGGTGGCGGCGGTCCGGGCGCTGGAGGCCGCCCCGGGGGTGATCGCGGCGCTGCGGCTCGAGCCCGGCGGCGTGCCGGCGGCGCTGGAGGTCCTCACCGGCCGGCGGTCCGGTGCGATCGAGCTGGTGGGACGGTCAGGCCGGATCCTGGCAGACTACGTCGCCCGCCGCGCCTGGCTCGACACGCCGGCCGGCTGCGAGCCGCTCCCGATCGGCGAGCCGGAGCCGACACTGCCCGCGGTGCTGGCCGACTTCGCCGCGGCCGCCCGCGGCCTCCGGCCTCCGGCCGTGCCGATCGAGGAAGGGCTCGCGGCGGTCGAGATCGTGGAGCGGGTCGCCGCGGCCGCGAAGGAGCCCCTATGA
- the ftcD gene encoding glutamate formimidoyltransferase → MKIIECVPNVSEGRDRKVLDAIADAVRSVQGVQLLDIDPGAETNRTVFTFVGDETSVAEAAFRLAARATELIDMRRHRGAHARIGAVDVVPFVPVGGGATMDDCIALAHAVGRRIGEELGIPVYLYERAATRPERKSLAEIRKGEYEGLEAKLRDPAWAPDYGPARFVPASGATVVGARPFLIAYNVDLNTTSRKAAHDIALDIREQGRFQRDAEGKIVRDEQGNRLRRPGLLKAVRAVGWYIPEFGRAQVSMNLTDYHVTPPHVAFETVRRLARERGLRVTGSEIVGLVPLEAVLMAGRHYAAAQGSPTGLPEPDLVELARLSLGLDDVKPFDPGEAIIDYRLRPRSAGLRASSVTGFVDELSRSSPAPGGGSAAALAGALGAALCSMVAALTHSPGAADAARLDEWGRRAQEIKDRLLAAIDADAAAFEGIRAARRLPRKTDEQRQARERALVEATRRAIEVPLGVVEDAAEAAALARELAEAGLAAAASDAGSAAWCARAAGEAAALNVRINLPGLPDASERGEWTSRLEEALARLRSRAEAAVELSAERAGA, encoded by the coding sequence ATGAAGATCATCGAGTGCGTGCCGAACGTCTCCGAGGGACGCGACCGGAAGGTCCTCGACGCGATCGCCGACGCGGTGCGCTCGGTCCAGGGCGTGCAGCTGCTCGACATCGACCCCGGGGCCGAGACCAACCGGACCGTCTTCACCTTCGTGGGGGACGAAACCTCCGTGGCGGAGGCGGCGTTCCGCCTCGCGGCGCGCGCGACCGAGCTGATCGACATGCGCCGCCACCGGGGCGCCCACGCCCGGATCGGCGCCGTCGACGTCGTGCCGTTCGTGCCGGTCGGCGGGGGGGCGACGATGGACGACTGCATCGCTCTCGCGCATGCCGTGGGACGCCGGATCGGGGAAGAGCTCGGCATCCCGGTGTACCTCTACGAGCGGGCGGCCACCCGTCCCGAGCGGAAGTCGTTGGCGGAGATCCGGAAGGGCGAGTACGAGGGTCTGGAAGCGAAGCTCCGCGATCCGGCGTGGGCTCCCGACTACGGCCCGGCCCGGTTCGTTCCCGCGTCCGGGGCGACGGTCGTGGGCGCCCGGCCGTTCCTGATCGCGTACAACGTCGATCTCAACACGACGTCGCGCAAGGCGGCGCACGACATCGCGCTCGACATCCGCGAGCAGGGCCGGTTCCAGCGCGACGCCGAGGGAAAGATCGTTCGCGACGAGCAGGGGAACCGCCTGCGCCGTCCCGGCCTGCTCAAGGCCGTGCGCGCGGTCGGCTGGTACATACCGGAGTTCGGCCGAGCCCAGGTCTCGATGAACCTCACCGACTACCACGTCACCCCGCCACACGTCGCTTTCGAGACCGTCCGGCGTCTCGCGAGGGAGAGGGGCCTCCGGGTCACCGGTTCGGAGATCGTCGGGCTGGTTCCGCTGGAGGCGGTCCTGATGGCCGGACGCCATTACGCGGCGGCTCAGGGAAGCCCGACCGGCCTGCCGGAACCCGACCTGGTGGAGCTCGCGCGGCTCAGCCTCGGACTGGACGACGTCAAGCCGTTCGACCCCGGCGAGGCGATCATCGACTACCGCCTCCGGCCTCGCTCCGCCGGGTTGCGCGCCTCCAGCGTGACCGGATTCGTGGACGAGCTGTCCCGGTCCAGCCCCGCTCCGGGAGGGGGATCGGCCGCGGCGCTCGCGGGGGCGCTCGGTGCGGCCCTGTGCTCGATGGTCGCGGCGCTCACGCATTCGCCCGGAGCGGCGGACGCGGCGCGGCTGGACGAATGGGGCCGCCGCGCCCAGGAGATCAAGGACCGCCTCCTCGCCGCGATCGACGCCGATGCGGCGGCGTTCGAGGGCATCCGAGCAGCCCGCCGCCTGCCGCGCAAGACGGACGAGCAGCGGCAGGCCCGCGAGCGCGCGCTGGTCGAGGCCACGCGACGGGCGATCGAGGTCCCGCTCGGCGTCGTCGAGGATGCCGCCGAGGCGGCCGCGCTCGCCCGCGAGCTGGCCGAGGCGGGCCTGGCCGCCGCGGCCTCCGACGCCGGGAGCGCCGCTTGGTGCGCCCGTGCCGCCGGCGAGGCGGCGGCGCTGAACGTCCGGATCAACCTGCCCGGACTCCCGGACGCGTCGGAGCGCGGCGAGTGGACCTCGCGTCTCGAGGAGGCGCTCGCGCGCCTCAGGAGCCGCGCCGAAGCGGCGGTGGAGCTGTCAGCGGAGCGGGCCGGGGCTTGA
- a CDS encoding 4-hydroxy-3-methylbut-2-enyl diphosphate reductase translates to MLRPAAQEDGVGHDPLIRKGFGLRKEVAPELARDYHSDLVARARLSGGELRFPGLTVRIAKEFGFCYGVERAVDYAYETRMKFPERRLFLTSEIIHNPRVNRRLRQIGFEFLDGSYGSRHGWEDLTPEDVVLIPAFGVTAEELARLRRIGCLLVDTTCGSVLNVWRRVERCARDGFTCLIHGKHEHEETRATASRALVHPGGRYLVVRDLDETEIVARYIERGGDRDAFARRFAKAMSPGFDPDRDLERIGMANQTTMLSSESLKVQERIRRALAARYGEEALGEHFRAFDTICSATQDRQDAIRQMMERPPDLALIIGGFNSSNTGHLTEICGASCPSYHVESADDLLDARRIRHLPVGGHEPVVSRGWLPERPIEIGITAGASTPDQEVGRVIDRVVALSGCEPEPESSPGPLR, encoded by the coding sequence ATCCTGCGCCCCGCGGCGCAGGAGGACGGTGTGGGGCACGACCCGCTCATCAGGAAGGGTTTCGGACTCCGAAAGGAAGTCGCGCCGGAGCTGGCGCGCGACTATCACTCCGACCTCGTGGCCCGCGCCCGGCTCTCCGGGGGCGAACTTCGCTTTCCGGGGCTGACCGTCCGCATCGCCAAGGAATTCGGCTTCTGCTACGGGGTGGAACGCGCGGTCGACTACGCCTACGAGACGAGGATGAAGTTCCCGGAGCGCCGGCTCTTCCTCACCAGCGAGATCATCCACAACCCGCGCGTCAACCGCCGCCTCCGCCAGATCGGGTTCGAGTTCCTCGATGGCTCCTACGGCTCCCGCCACGGGTGGGAGGACCTGACCCCGGAGGACGTCGTGCTGATCCCCGCCTTCGGGGTCACGGCCGAGGAACTCGCTCGCCTCCGCCGGATCGGATGCCTGCTCGTGGACACCACCTGCGGTTCGGTGCTCAACGTCTGGCGCCGGGTGGAGCGCTGTGCGCGGGACGGCTTCACGTGCCTCATCCACGGCAAGCACGAGCACGAGGAGACCCGGGCCACGGCGAGCCGGGCGTTGGTCCATCCAGGCGGCCGGTACCTCGTGGTGAGGGATCTCGACGAGACGGAGATCGTCGCCCGGTACATCGAGCGGGGAGGGGATCGCGATGCCTTCGCGAGGAGGTTCGCCAAGGCGATGTCCCCGGGGTTCGACCCCGATCGCGATCTCGAGCGGATCGGGATGGCGAATCAGACGACGATGCTCTCGTCGGAATCCCTGAAGGTCCAGGAGAGGATCCGGCGGGCGCTCGCGGCCCGCTACGGGGAGGAGGCGCTCGGCGAGCACTTCCGGGCCTTCGACACCATCTGCTCCGCCACGCAGGACCGGCAGGACGCGATCCGGCAGATGATGGAGCGCCCCCCGGATCTGGCGCTGATCATCGGCGGGTTCAACTCGTCGAACACGGGGCACCTGACCGAGATCTGCGGGGCGTCGTGCCCGTCCTATCACGTCGAGAGCGCGGACGACCTCCTCGACGCCCGGCGGATCCGGCACCTCCCGGTCGGCGGTCACGAACCGGTCGTCAGCCGGGGATGGCTGCCGGAGCGCCCGATCGAAATCGGGATCACGGCCGGCGCCTCCACTCCCGACCAGGAGGTCGGCCGCGTCATCGACCGGGTCGTCGCCCTGTCGGGTTGCGAGCCGGAGCCGGAATCAAGCCCCGGCCCGCTCCGCTGA